Proteins from a genomic interval of Zingiber officinale cultivar Zhangliang chromosome 2A, Zo_v1.1, whole genome shotgun sequence:
- the LOC122041502 gene encoding 3-oxoacyl-[acyl-carrier-protein] reductase FabG-like has product MANDVEASATSSRGVSMPWESLEGKVVMVTGASSGIGRGLCLDLARAGCRVVLAARRIDLLESLCGEINGSAASTDPRSVAIDLDVSAEEASIASAVRRAWEAFGRIDGLVNNAGIRGGVHSPLNWSEEDWNNNIRTNLTGLWLVSKHVCKLMCDAKVKGSVINISSIGGIDRGQLPGGLAYTASKTGVNGVTKAMALELGQFNIRVNSIAPGLFASEITSGLMKREWLNKVAERTVPLRTYGTLNPAMTSIVRYLLHDSSAYVSGNIFIVDAGVTLPGVPLFSSL; this is encoded by the exons ATGGCGAATGATGTGGAGGCGTCGGCGACCTCGAGCAGAGGAGTCTCGATGCCGTGGGAGAGCCTGGAGGGTAAGGTCGTAATGGTCACCGGCGCGTCCTCAGGCATTGGGAGAGGCCTTTGCCTCGACCTTGCCCGGGCCGGCTGCCGGGTCGTCTTGGCCGCGCGGCGGATCGATCTCCTCGAATCCCTCTGCGGGGAGATCAATGGATCGGCCGCGTCGACGGATCCGCGATCCGTCGCGATCGATCTCGACGTGAGCGCGGAGGAGGCGTCGATCGCGTCCGCGGTGCGGAGGGCGTGGGAGGCCTTTGGAAGGATCGACGGGTTGGTGAACAACGCCGGGATTCGAG GTGGTGTGCATTCACCTTTAAATTGGTCTGAGGAGGATTGGAATAACAACATCAGAACAAATTTAACTGGATTATGGCTAGTTTCAAAACATGTGTGCAAACTCATGTGTGATGCAAAAGTGAAAGGATCTGTAATTAACATTTCGTCTATTGGTGGTATAGACCGTGGTCAGTTACCTGGAGGGCTTGCCTATACTGCATCAAAGACGGGTGTCAATGGAGTTACTAAG GCAATGGCATTGGAACTGGGTCAGTTTAACATTCGTGTGAACTCGATCGCTCCAGGATTGTTTGCGTCCGAGATCACTTCAGGCCTAATGAAAAGAGAATGGCTGAACAAAGTGGCTGAAAGAACAGTGCCATTGAGAACTTATGGCACATTGAATCCAGCAATGACATCGATTGTTCGATATTTGCTTCATGATTCATCAGCTTATGTTTCCGGCAACATCTTCATTGTCGATGCAGGTGTCACTCTACCCGGAGTCCCTCTTTTTTCTTCCCTTTGA
- the LOC122041503 gene encoding thioredoxin-like protein Clot: MPLEISDATLSDFDRVFEGFQGAKTSQPALKFLLFLADKDPSTKLSWCPDCNVAEPVIYKKLEASSSNVGLLRAYVGDRSTWRNPSHPWRVDPRFKLKGVPTLIRWEKDAIAGRLEDYEAHVEAKIDSLLASK, translated from the exons ATGCCGCTCGAAATCTCGGACGCTACCCTCTCCGATTTCGATCGAGTTTTCGAGGGATTCCAGGGTGCGAAAACCTCCCAACCGGCGCTCAAGTTTCTACTCTTCTTGGCCGACAAAGACCCATCGACCAAGCTTAGCTGGTGCCCTG ATTGCAATGTTGCCGAGCCCGTAATATACAAAAAGCTGGAAGCATCAAGCAGCAATGTGGGACTTCTGAGAGCATATGTTGGAgatagatctacatggagaaaccCTAGTCATCCATGGAGGGTGGACCCTCGATTCAAGCTCAAGGGCGTGCCCACGCTCATTCGCTGGGAGAAGGATGCAATAGCTGGACGCCTGGAGGATTATGAGGCTCATGTTGAGGCGAAGATTGACTCCCTTTTGGCTAGCAAATGA